A single Primulina eburnea isolate SZY01 chromosome 11, ASM2296580v1, whole genome shotgun sequence DNA region contains:
- the LOC140805708 gene encoding negative regulator of systemic acquired resistance SNI1-like isoform X1 — MEMRRIAGEGAYGGMEENTMAMLDNSGFSRSKFCHHIKDDRLAFLEAVRTASLLSDNGSAPTRKMFEAIFHILKDVDSLDLIMESYQLLIELHKHFPRVFLSKVQSESSSSSNNLFKLSVVQEAWLPFTFGLDPYNNEANKPSRGSVDSLGFHSLIQEVATVDKVRKSEVMELMYLKNMLLLQYLIIFLEGDFLPRNCAFKEELNWTFLRESLVNMLLGSRKILYKSLIKDCLSLMHVLSREAMSFEDLRYHESSSMESSQESKTAAALALPEAKKSTCAALNKFFLMVMELDSSRSSADMQGLTTRADGVRTPVVEIILDELIYDNDIRCSFLQVFDEPKWKLKIIIQYFQKYIPKSSVQTRRSNGPVNDETFDGILKYLANSNNTRSIIKKICTEVVQLLLAHAFQAYLALQLKCASDGSAVSPEDIQSMSSVKICNSLISAFMCLKREDRSLELNFIGKEVLFTAATILSTKSQGL; from the exons ATGGAGATGCGAAGGATTGCTGGCGAAGGGGCGTACGGAGGAATGGAAGAGAACACTATGGCCATGCTCGACAACTCCGGTTTCAGTCGCTCCAAATTCTGTCATCACATCAAGGATGACA GGCTTGCTTTTCTTGAAGCTGTTCGGACTGCTTCTCTTCTCTCTGATAATGGAAGCGCGCCTACCAG GAAAATGTTCGAGGCAATATTTCATATTCTAAAGGACGTGGATTCACTAGATCTAATAATGGAAAGTTACCAGCTTCTCATTGAATTGCATAAG CATTTTCCTCGGGTTTTCTTGTCGAAAGTACAGTCAGAATCATCTTCATCTTCAAACAATCTTTTCAAATTATCTGTAGTTCAAGAG GCGTGGCTGCCATTTACTTTTGGGTTGGACCCTTACAATAATGAAGCCAACAAACCCTCAAGAGGGTCAGTGGACTCCTTG GGTTTTCATTCTCTGATACAAGAAGTTGCTACAGTGGATAAAGTGAGAAAATCTGAAGTAATGGAACTTATG TACCTGAAGAATATGCTACTGCTTCAGTATCTCATCATATTCCTTGAAGGAGATTTTCTACCTCGAAATTGTGCATTTAAAG AAGAACTGAACTGGACCTTTTTGAGGGAGTCACTTGTGAACATGCTTCTG GGGTCAAGGAAAATTCTGTACAAAAGTTTAATAAAGGACTGCTTGTCGCTCATGCATGTCTTGTCTCGAGAGGCCATGTCGTTTGAAGATTTGAGATACCACGAGAGTTCTTCAATGGAATCATCACAAGAAAGCAAGACAGCCGCGGCATTAGCATTGCCTGAAGCAAAAAAGTCCACATGTGCTGCCCTGAATAAATTTTTCTTGATG GTCATGGAGTTGGATTCATCACGCAGCAGTGCTGATATGCAAGGGCTTACCACCAGGGCTGATGGTGTTAG GACTCCTGTCGTGGAGATCATTTTAGATGAACTTATTTATGACAATGACATCCGGTGCTCCTTTCTTCAG GTATTTGATGAACCGAAATGGAAGCTTAAAATTATCATACAATATTTCCAGAAGTACATTCCAAAG TCTTCTGTCCAAACTAGGAGGTCAAATGGTCCAGTCAATGATGAGACGTTTGATGGAATTTTGAAGTATCTGGCAAACAGTAATAACACAAGGAgtatcattaaaaaaatttgcaCAGAGGTTGTTCAGTTACTCTTGGCACATGCTTTTCAG GCATATTTAGCGCTACAACTTAAGTGTGCCTCTGATGGTAGTGCTGTTTCCCCAGAAGATATCCAGAGTATGTCCTCAGTGAAAATCTGCAATAGCTTAATATCTGCTTTTATGTGTCTTAAAAGAGAAGATCG GAGTTTGGAGTTAAACTTTATCGGTAAAGAAGTGCTGTTTACTGCTGCGACCATCCTCTCAACAAAATCACAGGGTCTCTAA
- the LOC140805708 gene encoding negative regulator of systemic acquired resistance SNI1-like isoform X2 codes for MEMRRIAGEGAYGGMEENTMAMLDNSGFSRSKFCHHIKDDRLAFLEAVRTASLLSDNGSAPTRKMFEAIFHILKDVDSLDLIMESYQLLIELHKHFPRVFLSKVQSESSSSSNNLFKLSVVQEAWLPFTFGLDPYNNEANKPSRGSVDSLGFHSLIQEVATVDKVRKSEVMELMYLKNMLLLQYLIIFLEGDFLPRNCAFKEELNWTFLRESLVNMLLGSRKILYKSLIKDCLSLMHVLSREAMSFEDLRYHESSSMESSQESKTAAALALPEAKKSTCAALNKFFLMVMELDSSRSSADMQGLTTRADGVRTPVVEIILDELIYDNDIRCSFLQVFDEPKWKLKIIIQYFQKYIPKSSVQTRRSNGPVNDETFDGILKYLANSNNTRSIIKKICTEVVQLLLAHAFQAYLALQLKCASDGSAVSPEDIQRVWS; via the exons ATGGAGATGCGAAGGATTGCTGGCGAAGGGGCGTACGGAGGAATGGAAGAGAACACTATGGCCATGCTCGACAACTCCGGTTTCAGTCGCTCCAAATTCTGTCATCACATCAAGGATGACA GGCTTGCTTTTCTTGAAGCTGTTCGGACTGCTTCTCTTCTCTCTGATAATGGAAGCGCGCCTACCAG GAAAATGTTCGAGGCAATATTTCATATTCTAAAGGACGTGGATTCACTAGATCTAATAATGGAAAGTTACCAGCTTCTCATTGAATTGCATAAG CATTTTCCTCGGGTTTTCTTGTCGAAAGTACAGTCAGAATCATCTTCATCTTCAAACAATCTTTTCAAATTATCTGTAGTTCAAGAG GCGTGGCTGCCATTTACTTTTGGGTTGGACCCTTACAATAATGAAGCCAACAAACCCTCAAGAGGGTCAGTGGACTCCTTG GGTTTTCATTCTCTGATACAAGAAGTTGCTACAGTGGATAAAGTGAGAAAATCTGAAGTAATGGAACTTATG TACCTGAAGAATATGCTACTGCTTCAGTATCTCATCATATTCCTTGAAGGAGATTTTCTACCTCGAAATTGTGCATTTAAAG AAGAACTGAACTGGACCTTTTTGAGGGAGTCACTTGTGAACATGCTTCTG GGGTCAAGGAAAATTCTGTACAAAAGTTTAATAAAGGACTGCTTGTCGCTCATGCATGTCTTGTCTCGAGAGGCCATGTCGTTTGAAGATTTGAGATACCACGAGAGTTCTTCAATGGAATCATCACAAGAAAGCAAGACAGCCGCGGCATTAGCATTGCCTGAAGCAAAAAAGTCCACATGTGCTGCCCTGAATAAATTTTTCTTGATG GTCATGGAGTTGGATTCATCACGCAGCAGTGCTGATATGCAAGGGCTTACCACCAGGGCTGATGGTGTTAG GACTCCTGTCGTGGAGATCATTTTAGATGAACTTATTTATGACAATGACATCCGGTGCTCCTTTCTTCAG GTATTTGATGAACCGAAATGGAAGCTTAAAATTATCATACAATATTTCCAGAAGTACATTCCAAAG TCTTCTGTCCAAACTAGGAGGTCAAATGGTCCAGTCAATGATGAGACGTTTGATGGAATTTTGAAGTATCTGGCAAACAGTAATAACACAAGGAgtatcattaaaaaaatttgcaCAGAGGTTGTTCAGTTACTCTTGGCACATGCTTTTCAG GCATATTTAGCGCTACAACTTAAGTGTGCCTCTGATGGTAGTGCTGTTTCCCCAGAAGATATCCAGA GAGTTTGGAGTTAA
- the LOC140804730 gene encoding uncharacterized protein, with protein sequence MGRGKFKGKPTGRRQFSTPEQMMAGTSASRPRTFKQEVAEVEEDERSDIESEEESEDEPEKQKGAEGVIQIENPNLVKTKNLKARDVDMEKTTELSRREREEIEKQKAHERYMKLQEQGKTDQARKDLDRLALIRQQRAEAAKKREEEKAAKEQKKVEARK encoded by the exons ATGGGAAGAGGGAAGTTCAAGGGAAAGCCCACCGGCCGCCGCCAGTTCTCCACGCCTGAACAGATGA TGGCTGGTACATCTGCATCTCGTCCTCGCACATTTAAACAG GAAGTGGCTGAAGTggaagaagatgagagatctGATATTGAATCCGAAGAGGAGTCTGAGGATGAACCTGAA AAACAAAAAGGTGCAGAGGGTGTCATTCAGATTGAAAATCCTAATTTGGTGAAGACAAAGAACTTGAAAGCACGCGATGTTGAT ATGGAGAAAACAACTGAGCTTTCAAGGCGGGAAAG AGAGGAGATCGAAAAGCAGAAAGCTCATGAAAGGTACATGAAGCTGCAAGAACAAGGGAAAACTGATCAAGCAAGGAAAGACTTGG ATCGCCTGGCCCTTATACGACAGCAAAGGGCTGAAGCTGCTAAGAAACGAGAGGAGGAGAAAGCTG CAAAGGAACAGAAGAAGGTGGAAGCTCGcaaataa
- the LOC140804837 gene encoding cyanidin 3-O-galactoside 2''-O-xylosyltransferase FGGT1-like, protein MGENSLRLVMYPWFAMGHLTSFLHISNKFAERGHKIFLILPEKTQSRLEKFNLYPDSISFIPVTVPHVEGLPHGTETSSEVPFPLYSLLRHAMDLTESTIEYLLQELKPHFVFFDFTHWLPDLTRRLGMKSVHYCTISPLAVAYLFRDESTVEALMDPPLGFPTTGIKIYTHEARVVSTINNMKEFSSGMTYVQRMIKSVEECDAIGFKSCSEMEGTYCDFLEKKFKKPVFLAGPVLPKPPSSALDEKWAKWLDQFKPKTAIFCALGSEARLKMDQFQELILGIELSGYPFFAALKPPIGADTIQEALPEGFQERTEKIGAVHGGWVQQQMILAHPSVGCFVTHCGSGSLSEAMVSECQLVLIPQMGDQIMNARFMAADLRVGVEVEKGDDSGLFTKDGVAKAIRLAMDNDSEIGNEIRANHAKWRDFLLGEEGLENSYMDQFVEKLRGLLE, encoded by the coding sequence ATGGGTGAAAACAGCTTAAGACTTGTCATGTATCCATGGTTCGCAATGGGGCATCTCACCTCATTCCTTCacatctcaaacaaatttgcaGAGAGAGGCCACAAAATTTTCTTGATCCTGCCAGAGAAAACACAGTCCAGATTAGAAAAATTCAATCTTTACCCGGATTCCATAAGTTTCATACCTGTAACCGTGCCTCACGTTGAAGGCCTGCCCCATGGGACAGAAACCAGCTCAGAAGTCCCTTTTCCTCTGTATTCACTCCTTCGTCATGCCATGGATCTTACAGAATCAACCATTGAATATCTTCTCCAGGAACTCAAGCCCCATTTCGTGTTCTTCGATTTTACCCATTGGTTGCCGGATTTAACCCGCAGGTTAGGGATGAAATCCGTCCACTATTGCACCATTAGCCCTCTGGCTGTTGCATATCTGTTTCGAGATGAATCTACGGTAGAAGCTTTGATGGATCCTCCGCTTGGTTTTCCTACAACAGGGATCAAGATTTACACACACGAAGCTCGTGTTGTGAGTACCATCAACAACATGAAAGAATTTTCCAGCGGGATGACGTATGTTCAACGTATGATCAAGTCAGTTGAAGAGTGCGACGCCATTGGATTCAAATCCTGCAGCGAAATGGAAGGTACGTATTgtgattttcttgaaaaaaaattcaagaaaccTGTTTTTCTAGCCGGCCCGGTTTTGCCGAAGCCACCATCTTCCGCTCTAGACGAAAAATGGGCAAAATGGTTGGACCAATTCAAGCCAAAAACAGCGATCTTCTGTGCACTTGGGAGCGAAGCAAGATTGAAAATGGATCAATTTCAAGAACTGATATTGGGGATCGAGCTCTCAGGATATCCATTTTTTGCTGCACTAAAACCACCCATTGGAGCAGATACAATACAAGAGGCTTTACCAGAAGGCTTCCAAGAAAGAACAGAGAAAATAGGGGCCGTTCATGGAGGTTGGGTGCAGCAACAAATGATTCTAGCACACCCTTCTGTTGGATGCTTCGTTACGCATTGCGGGTCGGGTTCTTTATCTGAAGCCATGGTCAGCGAGTGCCAACTGGTGCTGATCCCGCAGATGGGAGACCAAATCATGAATGCAAGATTTATGGCTGCAGATTTAAGAGTTGGTGTGGAGGTTGAGAAAGGAGATGATAGTGGTTTGTTCACAAAAGATGGTGTGGCGAAGGCTATAAGATTGGCGATGGATAATGACAGTGAAATTGGAAATGAAATACGAGCCAACCATGCAAAATGGAGGGATTTCTTGTTGGGGGAAGAGGGGCTTGAAAATTCTTACATGGACCAATTTGTTGAGAAGTTGAGAGGTCTTTTGGAATAA